A part of Tardiphaga sp. vice304 genomic DNA contains:
- a CDS encoding SOS response-associated peptidase, with translation MCGRFVITTAPEALRQVFGYVEQPNFPARYNVAPTKPVPVVILENGARHFRLMRWGLLPSWVKDPRQFTLLINARAETVQEKPAFRNAIRRRRCLVPADGYYEWHTSDGRKQPYFIHPRARGPIGFAGLAETWMGPNGEELDTVAIITAAASTGMSVLHHRVPVTIAPDDFAQWLDCSADNATDVMTLLRAPEDGAFVWHPVSTAVNKPANDDAQLILPISAEEMAAADSLKPAKKTAARKVAAAAGDGGQGSLF, from the coding sequence ATGTGCGGGCGATTTGTTATCACAACGGCGCCGGAAGCGCTTCGGCAGGTATTTGGCTATGTCGAGCAGCCAAATTTTCCGGCGCGTTACAATGTGGCACCCACCAAACCTGTTCCCGTCGTCATCCTGGAAAATGGCGCGCGGCATTTTCGGCTGATGCGCTGGGGCTTGCTGCCGTCCTGGGTCAAGGATCCCCGCCAGTTTACGCTATTGATCAACGCCCGCGCCGAGACCGTGCAGGAGAAGCCCGCCTTCAGGAATGCGATCCGGCGGCGTCGCTGCCTTGTGCCCGCTGACGGCTATTATGAGTGGCACACCTCCGATGGCCGCAAGCAGCCGTATTTCATCCATCCGCGCGCCCGCGGACCGATCGGCTTTGCCGGTCTTGCGGAAACCTGGATGGGACCGAATGGCGAAGAACTCGACACCGTCGCTATCATCACCGCGGCGGCGAGCACCGGCATGTCGGTGCTGCACCATCGCGTTCCGGTGACCATCGCGCCGGATGATTTTGCGCAATGGCTGGATTGCAGCGCCGACAATGCGACGGATGTGATGACGCTGCTGCGCGCGCCGGAGGATGGCGCGTTCGTGTGGCATCCGGTCTCCACCGCGGTGAACAAGCCCGCCAATGATGATGCGCAACTGATCCTGCCGATCTCCGCGGAAGAAATGGCCGCTGCCGACAGCCTGAAGCCGGCGAAGAAAACGGCCGCTCGAAAAGTGGCGGCCGCGGCGGGCGATGGCGGGCAGGGCTCGCTTTTTTAA
- a CDS encoding NUDIX hydrolase, with protein MTSDSPIRPQLAVSASIFRDGRVLLIQRAHPPAKGSWSVPGGRVEFGEPLHIALAREVMEETGLEIEILGLAGWREVLPAVSGAGKHYVVMSFAARWVAGEPVLNGECDDFAWLPPDALGSRQLTPGLQDIVDAARVLAKA; from the coding sequence ATGACGTCCGACTCCCCGATTCGTCCGCAGCTTGCCGTTTCGGCCTCGATTTTCCGTGATGGCCGCGTGCTGCTCATCCAGCGTGCCCATCCGCCCGCGAAGGGTTCATGGTCGGTGCCCGGCGGCCGTGTCGAATTCGGCGAGCCGCTGCACATCGCGCTGGCGCGGGAGGTCATGGAAGAGACCGGTCTTGAGATCGAGATTTTGGGACTTGCCGGCTGGCGTGAGGTGCTCCCCGCCGTCTCCGGGGCCGGCAAGCACTACGTGGTGATGTCGTTTGCCGCGCGCTGGGTGGCCGGGGAGCCGGTCCTGAACGGCGAATGCGACGATTTCGCCTGGCTGCCGCCGGATGCGCTGGGGTCCCGCCAGCTGACGCCCGGCCTGCAGGACATCGTCGATGCGGCGCGCGTGCTGGCGAAAGCCTGA